Within Malus domestica chromosome 04, GDT2T_hap1, the genomic segment taaggtggcaacaccttatcatcctcaaacaagtgggcaagcggaggtttcaaatagagaaatcaagcagattttggagaagaccgtagggccaaaccggaaagattggagcttgcgcttaaatgatgcattatgggcgtatcgtacggaaaccatgccatcttccggttgaattggagcacaaagcacattgggccatcaaaacTTTCAATATGGACATTGAAGCCGCAGGTCTTCATAGGAAACTTCAATTGAACGAGTTTGAGGAAGttaggaatgaagcttacgagaaCTCTCGTATTTACAAGGACaaaacgaaggcattccatgacaggATGATTCGGAGCAAGACGTTCTCTatcgggcagaaagtgctacttttcaattctcgccttcggttatttccaggtaagttgcgttctaagtggattggaccttttattgtgactaatgtttttccgcatggtgcagttcaaattcaaagtctgaagacgcaacaagaattcaatgTCAATGGACATCATTTGAAGCCATATTTCACAACTTTTGAGGAGAAGACCGTGGAGGAAGTAGCTTTCCAACCCGTGGGCCCTATTCAAGCTTGATTGGCgacatcgtccggctggaagacgttaaagcaagtgcttcttgggaggcaacccatgcaaataaagaggacctaggaagctccggcgtcataatcagatttgcgtttctaaaccctactctttattgcttttactttgccatatttgtcatgtttgctagttgtgttatttgcttgtttttgtgtgagtctatgtttgaaacattgaggacaatgtttggtttaagtgtgggggggtaaacaaagtgtttttatgtcaaaattcgtaggattttaccacctaacatttcaaaggttgtttttcattgtttttaagtgtttttagaatgttttgatgtgtttttatgtggatttaccagaaaatccgaaaattcaagaaaaaaatagaaaaagttttgcaaaaacccaaaaagagtcgttttaaagttgtttttgtgtttgtgtcttagagtaccttccaacacaatgatgaggattcggtttttaattgcatgactgttaaagagagttataaacatggatggacgtTTGagttactctttggtttatgcttggtcatcgttgttgtttacgaattcacatataatcacaaagaaaaaaatcagtttttgtaacatgtttgaaggaagtaactcaaactaacgctacaaccctgtgagacttgagcctaaacattcttTGGAGAGTAATAATCTgtgatttgttgttttctaaagtcgttgcatgatctcatcattctttgcttggttgctacttagaaggcgtgtcatcattatagatccaaatattagaactcatacccatctcattcaaagcataaaattgattagcataactaataagatgaagttgtttagtagttaccaccagagccaaaaagccttcataccatgcatttgttttgtaggtttaccCTTTTGAGCCTTAGTTAgccattttctttgttagccacattatccttacctagcctagattaggactatccatacccttgttctgaaaggataataaagcatgacttagagggaattccttttgatcaatgttgtgcagaaaactaagtgtgggggaaggaaaagtttgtgtgccaaaagaagtagaagggcacgggttagaaaaagaaaagagcaaaattcgtagaaaaagaaaaaatgaagaaaaaaatgtgaaaagtatgaaaaagagttgaaaaagatgtgaaaataagctctaagttgttggttgttgaagacagggtccaaaaagcttgaatttggccctaaatgttgcatgagtcttccccttgtgtttcaaaatcgttttttgcatgcaaaagtgaattcAAGGTGTCAATTTCagtactttgcttattattctttaagaatgtttgtttatccttacctttctttgttagccaataccttagccccgttacaaccctttgcttcCATCTTGatttttatgtgtttcaatatgtggagtttggaattggtatgagcatatctTATctttggttctcgcatctaagtagtagcattccattcatgagatcatatctaaatgcttattaactcccgaaaatgctttctttgttatacatatatgtgagcgttcgttttcatatttacatcaatcttctcacatataactagtatagggtgtggagttagaaaatctgtgtgaaaattgagtgcatatctagtaaggaattgagcaaattctctaaggcatgttactacattcaaaatcatgttttaattggttaactgtgaactagtacgtggtgactatgattaagtatgtgcttaagtgtgaagatgactaaaatatgtgggaatgatgatttttaatatgtaatGTGCATTGggaatccctgaggcgattgttggaaggtttaggttatgttttgtttcattgttttgctcgaggactagcaaaagctaagtgtgggggaatttgataggagcatatttatgcgccttagttagctagttcttatgcatttatgttatgttttcttagttaagttagtcttttaagctattttcatgtgttttcaggttttagagacaaagtgagcaaaaggatgcaatttggagcattttggagcaaaattgggctagaatggagttcataCACATGaggcacaagggatggacgaatttgaaggattgatgaagctaggaatgtgttttgaagttgaagaattgaagatacaaagtttcctagttgaagtaggaaagggcttaaagtgaaggattcctaaatgaagaaggattcctaatcaatgtaggagtcctaattgatgatggattcctagacaaatgaagtttcctactcaagcaagtattcctacatgaagaagaagagttaaagtcaaagaatcagctcaagagaaggatcttatccaaaacattatccataaccttatcttagcttatcttatccaaacaaaccttatcctaatcctaaattatccacatttcagccacttaggagggtttctaacttgattaggatgcttaaaatcagatttctagaagacctaatcttatcctacaaaggtggcgcctaggaacctttctagaagcctaaaaatctgccttgtatTTCTTTCTAGAACCCTAGCTTTGTGCCGCACCCTATACCTATTTCCcttggattttggtttctagaagccttatcttttcacactctttgtgccgcacattatctcccattccttttgggttttttacttgttatccttataggattgtatgttattatcctatgcagattaggcctttaaaaccttgtccttggcTACCTAGGActgggattttcagcctataaatacaagcctatgTCGCACCCTTTCAACCACCAcactctaccagattttcactacaccattcacccaaccATCCCTTATTGTGCCGTGaatttgcaaggagaagaaggaagaactcttggagccgtgcatgccattcaagacgttggattgttggagcgattctaggtgttttctatctttatgtcaatgtttaaatttatttctctttgtttatttgcgaacatgaggaactaatttctttatagttagaggggaattcaaagccatgatcgtatgttttatatgacttgatttcttccaattatgatttcataaatcgtgaatgtggtttacttatctatttgattgataacttgttcttgtatgttaattaaggatgcatacttagttcgcatgcatgaatttgatgctagagtataagggaatttcacctaatcgttattaacttatattcataagtagtaaaagtcgctagtcacgattgtgttaagtaaatccttggcaagagtaacatgcgtatcccatagttatgaatgcctcgtcaatgcttatgatttccattgaacttaatgatctttgatatgtgtctctatcatgcgtattccatagttagggtccttgataagaataatttggttgtaatgcgtattccattcaattcaatgaatctagggaaatctgagaattaattggtgcaatctagttaatttggggcattgtcattcatggtttgttgaaagagtaattggaaatcgagtcgtatgcatatgtttcatgtgtggagaaggaaccctctagctagcctttccccattctatttcatcaaaatcgtttttgtcaagttagtttacaaagttttgttttgttttgaaattcgtccaaaatcaatccccctttacttggttgagtcatagtagttagaaatcattttagtttgtgtttttaagtgtcttaggtcaagtgaAAACCagttttcgtccaagtttgtgtctagtgttcaaaactgcccagattgtcgttttaaggcaattttgagtgtttctgggctgttttgagtcttttggtttgttttggtgttttaaagtttagttttgcattctttgagtctagtttagtgttttaaacttgttttacgtatttgagtaagttttcaagtgatttcgcaatccctcctaatccccggtttagaacgatccctacttacatactttgctagaattgataaaaagagggttaatttgtgtgtcaacataattttcacatcaattcGCAGAAAAATCATTAGTAGAAACTAAACTTGACACGTTTTTAcctttattggatgaattggacgaATTGTGATCACTTGTAGCTTGCGGCAATGTTGGTTCCACCTTGGCCGTGAGTGGCctttgctcctcctcttcaattctcAACTCTTCCTCCTCGTTGGAACGTGACTTGGATGGTTTGAGGTCAGATCCGACTTGCTTTCCACTTCGCAAATGcatagcttttgcagattcgaatccacctttcggattgaccaccgttgagctaggcaaccttccttgctcacgaaattgccccatgaactcggcaatttgtcccacttgcttctccaagttgtccaccctcttgtcttggatttgcctctctttgttttgagtttggacttcctgcgtcaaagtagtaagtaattgaaaaatcttatcattatcacttgaattacctgcat encodes:
- the LOC139195004 gene encoding uncharacterized protein, whose amino-acid sequence is MDIEAAGLHRKLQLNEFEEVRNEAYENSRIYKDKTKAFHDRMIRSKTFSIGQKVLLFNSRLRLFPVQIQSLKTQQEFNVNGHHLKPYFTTFEEKTVEEVAFQPVGPIQA